A window of the Kosakonia sp. BYX6 genome harbors these coding sequences:
- a CDS encoding DUF5908 family protein yields the protein MTIEINELIIEAHITDSPPADTGPRFSPVSGALDEEYLIEKLKQEIVEYLIERELL from the coding sequence ATGACCATTGAAATCAATGAGCTCATTATCGAGGCGCACATCACCGACTCGCCGCCAGCCGACACCGGGCCGCGGTTTTCGCCGGTATCGGGCGCGTTAGACGAAGAGTATCTGATTGAAAAACTCAAACAGGAAATCGTTGAATACCTGATTGAACGGGAGTTGCTATGA
- the vapC gene encoding type II toxin-antitoxin system tRNA(fMet)-specific endonuclease VapC has protein sequence MLKFMLDTNICIFTIKNKPDIVRQAFNQHSGQMCISSVTLMELIYGAEKSAIPEKNLRVVEGFTARLEVLPYSIEAAVHTGQLRAELAKAGTPIGPYDAMIGAHARSLGLILITNNTREFVRIPGLRLQDWTTH, from the coding sequence ATGCTCAAATTTATGCTTGATACAAATATCTGTATTTTCACCATAAAAAACAAACCTGACATCGTACGGCAGGCCTTTAATCAACATAGTGGGCAGATGTGCATCAGTTCCGTCACATTGATGGAACTGATTTACGGTGCTGAAAAATCGGCCATACCTGAAAAAAATCTACGTGTAGTCGAAGGGTTTACAGCGCGTCTGGAGGTTCTGCCATACAGCATCGAAGCGGCGGTGCATACCGGGCAATTACGTGCTGAACTGGCAAAAGCAGGAACCCCCATTGGCCCGTATGATGCCATGATCGGGGCGCATGCCCGCTCGCTCGGGCTGATACTTATCACCAACAATACACGCGAGTTTGTGCGTATTCCTGGCCTGCGTTTGCAGGATTGGACGACGCATTAA
- a CDS encoding phage tail sheath family protein, giving the protein MATTTSYPGVYLSEEAVSNFVVSSAATAVPAFAFRKYAWEPSHDGNIFVFNNWAEFLKGQHGNEGEFTYAVSIKLWFMNGGGKCYLFQKSYLDELLNKYDDITLVVAAGTETDIFNQITNFSNRSGYQVFHLLDSANSKIGPADTQSTIMTNYPVLANAAVFYPWGKSQLGNDIPPSAMAAAAIAQADSTLGVWKAPANLIINGVASLKYPVSDDLQGRFNQGKALNMFREYPGSGVILWGARTLEDSDNWRYIPVRRLFNMIETDVRRSLNKVVFETNNPPTWQRVKSALNNYLYSLWQQGALVGNSPQEAWFVEVGKGITMTEGDINQGKLIINLGLAAVRPAEFILLQFSQDIAQ; this is encoded by the coding sequence ATGGCGACCACCACCAGTTATCCCGGTGTTTATCTTAGCGAAGAGGCGGTGTCCAACTTTGTCGTGTCGTCTGCGGCCACCGCCGTGCCAGCGTTTGCGTTTCGGAAATATGCATGGGAACCTTCACATGATGGGAACATTTTCGTTTTCAATAACTGGGCTGAATTTCTCAAAGGCCAACATGGGAATGAGGGAGAATTCACGTATGCTGTTTCCATAAAGCTATGGTTTATGAATGGCGGCGGTAAGTGTTATCTGTTCCAAAAAAGTTACCTGGATGAATTATTGAATAAGTACGATGACATTACCTTAGTCGTCGCTGCGGGCACTGAAACCGATATATTTAATCAGATCACCAATTTCTCAAATCGAAGTGGTTATCAGGTTTTTCATTTGCTCGACTCGGCAAATTCGAAAATTGGCCCGGCGGATACGCAAAGCACCATTATGACGAATTATCCCGTTCTGGCGAATGCGGCAGTTTTTTATCCCTGGGGAAAATCTCAATTAGGGAATGATATTCCGCCCAGCGCCATGGCCGCAGCGGCAATTGCGCAAGCTGACAGCACACTCGGTGTCTGGAAAGCGCCTGCTAATTTGATAATCAATGGTGTGGCTTCGCTGAAATATCCGGTCAGTGATGACTTGCAAGGACGATTTAATCAGGGTAAAGCGCTGAATATGTTTCGTGAATATCCAGGTTCTGGCGTTATTTTATGGGGTGCCAGAACACTGGAAGACAGTGATAATTGGCGGTACATCCCCGTGCGTCGCTTATTTAATATGATTGAAACGGATGTTCGTCGGTCGTTAAATAAAGTGGTATTTGAAACGAATAATCCACCTACCTGGCAGCGCGTTAAATCTGCATTAAATAATTATCTCTACAGTTTGTGGCAGCAAGGGGCTTTGGTGGGAAATAGCCCGCAAGAAGCCTGGTTCGTTGAAGTGGGTAAAGGCATCACGATGACTGAAGGGGATATTAATCAGGGTAAGCTTATTATCAACCTTGGTCTGGCAGCCGTGCGTCCCGCTGAATTTATCCTCCTGCAATTCTCCCAAGATATTGCTCAATAA
- a CDS encoding phage tail sheath family protein: MSIETIVPGVYIEEDATPALSVSLGATAVPLFVGNFTPLTSNSSISGKVVRIAGWLDFTQLFTVNSSGYSGSVKFISTPPAASSTSAEVPAEGSGTDTGTETDGASATSAAADDEDSGAYTYRIDEPEITSTTATLALQLYFQNGGNPCYVYALADATAGEDLDALLPAMEEVDDITLLVALDADGTYREAVYGAVASALGQSKGYFLIADSADGAVPASVKGTSHVGVYYPSLNVTPGKLSERDVTVTDYLDASNPTNSVIKTLADLRVVNAEQANKVVETLTPLIPTVINVPPSAAIAGIYCKTDRERGVWKAPANVILNGVSDVSVRVSDDKQGTMNEDGVNVIRYFSDRGVVVWGARTQQNDDNWRYIPVRRLFDTAERDIKKAMRPVVFEPNSAPTWTRVWAAIDSYLYGIWQKGGLAGNSPEEAYFVRIGKGITMTEEDINQGKMIVQVGMAAVRPAEFIILQFTQNMAQ; encoded by the coding sequence ATGTCAATCGAAACCATTGTCCCCGGTGTGTATATCGAAGAAGATGCCACCCCCGCGCTCTCCGTCAGCCTGGGGGCGACCGCGGTGCCACTCTTTGTCGGCAATTTTACACCCCTCACCAGCAATAGCAGCATTTCGGGTAAGGTTGTTCGCATCGCCGGCTGGTTGGATTTTACACAACTCTTTACCGTCAATAGCTCCGGGTATTCCGGCTCGGTGAAATTCATCTCTACTCCCCCTGCCGCGAGTAGTACATCGGCTGAAGTACCCGCTGAGGGTTCGGGAACCGACACTGGCACAGAAACAGATGGTGCCTCTGCGACGTCAGCGGCGGCAGATGATGAGGATTCGGGCGCTTATACATACCGGATCGATGAACCTGAAATCACCTCGACAACCGCGACGCTGGCATTGCAACTCTACTTTCAGAATGGTGGCAACCCTTGCTATGTTTATGCCCTTGCAGACGCCACCGCCGGCGAGGATCTCGACGCTCTGCTTCCGGCGATGGAAGAAGTTGATGACATCACCTTACTGGTGGCGCTGGACGCGGATGGCACTTATCGTGAAGCGGTCTACGGTGCTGTCGCCAGCGCGCTGGGGCAAAGCAAAGGTTATTTTCTGATTGCCGACAGCGCAGACGGCGCAGTACCCGCTTCCGTGAAAGGAACGAGCCACGTAGGGGTTTATTACCCCTCGCTCAACGTGACACCGGGTAAACTCAGTGAAAGGGATGTCACCGTCACAGACTATCTTGACGCAAGCAACCCAACAAACTCGGTGATTAAGACCCTTGCGGATCTGCGTGTAGTAAATGCGGAGCAAGCAAATAAAGTGGTTGAAACGCTGACCCCCCTCATTCCGACAGTGATCAATGTCCCTCCCTCTGCGGCGATTGCCGGTATCTACTGCAAAACTGACCGCGAGCGCGGTGTGTGGAAAGCGCCGGCCAATGTGATTCTCAATGGTGTGTCGGACGTCAGCGTGCGCGTCTCCGATGATAAACAGGGGACGATGAACGAAGACGGGGTGAATGTTATCCGCTACTTCAGCGATCGCGGCGTGGTGGTTTGGGGTGCCCGTACCCAGCAGAACGACGATAACTGGCGCTATATCCCGGTGCGTCGGCTGTTTGATACCGCCGAGCGCGATATCAAAAAAGCGATGCGACCGGTGGTTTTCGAGCCGAACAGCGCCCCGACCTGGACACGCGTCTGGGCGGCCATCGACAGCTATTTGTATGGCATCTGGCAAAAAGGCGGTCTGGCGGGAAACAGCCCGGAAGAAGCCTATTTTGTGCGCATTGGTAAAGGGATAACCATGACCGAAGAAGATATCAACCAGGGCAAGATGATTGTTCAGGTTGGGATGGCTGCCGTGCGTCCTGCGGAATTCATCATTCTGCAATTTACACAAAATATGGCGCAGTAA
- a CDS encoding phage tail protein, with amino-acid sequence MATTPEDIASLYPIPTYRFIVALGDDQVPFSSASGLDINYDTIEYRDGIGNWFKMPGQRQSVTITLSQGIFPGQNALYEWINSIQYNRVEKKDILISLTNDAGTEVLISWGVSNAFPTALSSPSFDATSNEVAVQQLTLMADRVTLQAGS; translated from the coding sequence ATGGCTACCACTCCAGAAGATATCGCAAGCTTGTATCCGATTCCCACTTATCGCTTTATCGTTGCGCTTGGCGATGACCAGGTTCCTTTCTCCAGTGCCTCCGGGCTGGATATTAATTACGACACCATTGAATACCGCGACGGTATTGGTAACTGGTTTAAAATGCCAGGGCAACGGCAATCCGTCACGATTACCCTTTCTCAGGGAATATTCCCCGGACAAAACGCGCTTTACGAATGGATTAATTCCATTCAATACAATCGTGTAGAGAAAAAAGATATTTTAATTAGCCTGACTAATGACGCCGGGACAGAAGTCTTAATTAGTTGGGGAGTGTCGAATGCCTTTCCGACGGCGCTGTCATCTCCTTCGTTTGATGCCACCAGTAATGAAGTTGCTGTTCAGCAACTTACGCTGATGGCTGACCGAGTGACCTTGCAGGCGGGCAGTTAA
- a CDS encoding dihydrodipicolinate synthase family protein gives MDFTGLSAFALTPLLDDRLDEAAYVRLIENLRVAGVDSIGALGSTGCYPYFSRTERANALRLATEHSGAIPVIAGVGALRTRDVLWLAEDAQKAGVSAVLLAPVSYHALTEDEVFDLFEAVTRELSVPLCVYDNPATTHFSFSDGLIARIAQLPNIGSIKIPPVSAELAPQRVAKLRAEIPAHIRLGISGDASAVDGLSAGCAIWYSVTGGLFPQAALAISRAAMAGDMALARAHSAALQPLWDLFKRYGGSLRVIATAAELLGAVAEPCLPPPVQTLKGAARRDVAEVIETLRLVV, from the coding sequence ATGGATTTCACAGGATTAAGCGCGTTTGCGCTAACGCCGCTTCTCGACGACCGCCTGGATGAGGCGGCCTATGTCAGGCTGATTGAAAACCTTCGCGTGGCTGGTGTGGATTCCATCGGTGCGTTGGGTTCGACGGGGTGCTACCCCTATTTCAGCCGTACCGAACGGGCCAATGCGCTGCGCCTGGCGACGGAACATTCCGGTGCGATTCCGGTGATTGCCGGGGTTGGCGCGTTGCGTACCCGCGATGTGCTGTGGCTGGCAGAAGATGCGCAAAAAGCGGGCGTCAGTGCCGTTCTGCTGGCGCCGGTTTCCTACCATGCGTTAACCGAAGATGAAGTGTTCGATCTGTTCGAGGCGGTGACCCGTGAACTGTCGGTGCCGCTCTGTGTGTATGACAACCCTGCCACCACGCACTTTTCCTTTAGCGATGGGCTGATTGCCCGCATCGCGCAACTACCGAATATTGGCTCGATCAAAATTCCCCCGGTTTCCGCTGAGCTTGCCCCGCAACGGGTGGCGAAACTGCGTGCTGAAATCCCGGCGCATATTCGCTTAGGCATCAGCGGCGATGCCAGCGCGGTCGACGGCCTGAGTGCCGGTTGCGCAATCTGGTATTCGGTGACCGGCGGATTGTTCCCGCAGGCGGCATTGGCCATTTCCCGCGCGGCGATGGCGGGCGATATGGCACTGGCGCGTGCGCATTCGGCTGCGCTGCAACCGCTGTGGGATCTTTTCAAACGTTATGGCGGCAGTTTGCGCGTTATCGCCACGGCGGCAGAGCTGCTGGGCGCAGTCGCAGAACCCTGTTTACCACCGCCAGTCCAGACGCTAAAAGGCGCCGCGCGCCGCGATGTGGCGGAAGTGATAGAGACGTTGCGGTTAGTGGTTTGA
- a CDS encoding phage tail sheath C-terminal domain-containing protein, translated as MAMVLPRVSVGGTLLTAESSDDPVTIPLFIGYTAKVEKSGLPVSISSLAEASAVWGDTGTMAWSLRHFFDNGGRLCYVLSLGDTAQWSSAADRLDALVAALQTPEVMSAVIEDNHTGLLLAPELSELNDIETDTVDLWYQGWQALLELAVYERRFALLELPEVPGTAVKLAQMSFSADYCRNAAAWWPRLETSYADDLDSTISHRLLSALPAVAAAIQRSAKAYGVWKAPANIALTKTIRPTNDAALSQTLFTQTGVYANPICSFPGKGVYLWGCRTLLNDAGSPWRFIQIRLLVNSIENRLKFIARAFVFEPNNALTWMKLKGQIWSWLRQQWLAGAFYGTQEEDAFSVAVGLDETMTADDLSAGKMIVNIQLALLAPAEFIDLTITLDARASATQFEESA; from the coding sequence ATGGCAATGGTACTCCCGAGGGTATCGGTTGGCGGTACCCTTTTAACGGCCGAATCTTCTGATGATCCGGTGACAATACCGCTCTTTATCGGCTACACCGCGAAGGTGGAAAAAAGCGGGTTGCCTGTCAGCATCTCTTCACTCGCCGAAGCGAGCGCAGTCTGGGGTGATACCGGCACAATGGCCTGGTCTTTACGTCACTTCTTCGACAACGGAGGACGGCTTTGTTATGTCCTTTCGCTCGGCGACACGGCGCAGTGGAGCAGCGCCGCCGACAGATTAGACGCGCTGGTGGCGGCGTTACAGACACCGGAAGTGATGTCGGCGGTGATTGAAGATAACCATACCGGGTTGCTTCTGGCGCCTGAACTCAGTGAGTTGAACGACATCGAAACGGATACCGTCGATCTCTGGTATCAGGGATGGCAGGCGCTGCTGGAGCTGGCGGTGTATGAACGCCGTTTCGCGCTACTGGAGCTGCCCGAAGTCCCGGGAACCGCCGTTAAGCTGGCGCAGATGTCATTTTCCGCAGACTACTGCCGCAACGCTGCGGCATGGTGGCCGCGTCTTGAAACCAGCTATGCCGATGATCTCGACAGCACCATCAGCCATCGGTTGCTTTCAGCGTTGCCAGCGGTGGCGGCGGCGATTCAACGCAGCGCGAAAGCGTATGGCGTCTGGAAAGCGCCCGCCAATATCGCCCTGACCAAAACCATTCGCCCGACCAATGACGCGGCGTTGTCGCAGACCCTGTTTACCCAGACAGGCGTCTATGCGAACCCGATCTGTAGTTTTCCCGGTAAAGGCGTCTATTTATGGGGCTGCCGCACATTGCTGAACGATGCCGGCTCGCCCTGGCGCTTTATCCAGATTCGCTTGCTGGTCAACAGCATCGAAAACCGACTGAAATTTATTGCCCGTGCATTTGTGTTTGAACCGAATAATGCGCTGACGTGGATGAAGCTGAAAGGGCAAATCTGGTCCTGGCTGCGCCAGCAATGGCTCGCCGGCGCGTTTTACGGCACTCAGGAGGAAGACGCGTTCAGTGTCGCCGTTGGGCTGGATGAAACCATGACGGCGGACGATCTCAGCGCGGGGAAAATGATCGTCAACATTCAACTGGCGTTACTCGCCCCCGCTGAGTTTATCGATCTGACGATCACGCTGGATGCTCGCGCCAGCGCCACACAATTTGAGGAGAGCGCATGA
- the vapB gene encoding type II toxin-antitoxin system VapB family antitoxin, whose amino-acid sequence MEKTTLFKSNRSQAVRLPKAVALPEDVKHVDIIVVGRTRIITPAGEGWDSWFEGENVSPDFMASREQPGEQDREEF is encoded by the coding sequence ATGGAAAAAACGACACTCTTCAAAAGTAACCGTAGCCAGGCCGTGCGTTTGCCAAAAGCGGTGGCGTTACCGGAAGACGTTAAACACGTTGATATTATTGTCGTAGGCCGTACGCGCATTATCACCCCCGCAGGCGAAGGCTGGGATAGCTGGTTTGAGGGTGAAAATGTATCACCAGATTTTATGGCTTCACGGGAACAGCCGGGAGAGCAAGACAGGGAAGAGTTTTGA
- a CDS encoding AbrB family transcriptional regulator, whose product MARFTPTFCHWLQLIALSVVLVALMEFVHLPAALLLGPMFSGIVLAIFKRPVIISKKCFRAAQAVVGAMIAHAIPPSIFGRIAADWPVFILCIVSVIFASAILGWIMAKLQVFPGSTAIWGSSPGAAAAMTIMAESFGADVRLVAFMQYLRVMIVALLAVLVTRIWMGADSPDHAVAAFTLFGPIRGLSFAGTLLVIAAGYLIAQWVKMPSGPMLITLALGILVEDTGLLTLELPPWLLALSYAMIGWTIGLRFTREIVMHAARALPRVLLSVLTLVAVCCSFAFLLVKYAGIDPLTAYLATSPGGADTVAIIASSSQVDISFVMAMQTGRFILVLITGPAISRFVAKRMGT is encoded by the coding sequence ATGGCGAGATTCACGCCCACATTTTGTCACTGGTTACAGCTTATTGCGCTGTCGGTGGTTTTAGTGGCATTGATGGAATTTGTTCATCTTCCTGCCGCATTGCTGCTTGGCCCAATGTTTTCCGGCATTGTTCTCGCTATTTTCAAACGCCCGGTCATCATCAGTAAAAAATGTTTCAGAGCCGCGCAGGCAGTGGTCGGCGCAATGATTGCGCATGCTATTCCACCCTCGATATTTGGCAGGATTGCCGCCGACTGGCCGGTATTTATTCTCTGTATTGTTTCGGTGATTTTCGCCAGCGCAATCCTCGGCTGGATTATGGCGAAATTACAGGTCTTCCCCGGTTCCACCGCTATTTGGGGCTCTTCGCCAGGTGCGGCGGCGGCAATGACGATAATGGCCGAAAGTTTTGGCGCGGATGTTCGTCTTGTCGCTTTCATGCAATATCTGCGGGTAATGATTGTCGCGCTGCTTGCTGTATTAGTGACGCGCATTTGGATGGGCGCGGACAGCCCGGATCACGCGGTGGCAGCGTTTACACTTTTTGGCCCAATACGCGGGTTATCATTCGCCGGAACATTGCTGGTCATTGCGGCAGGTTATTTGATTGCACAGTGGGTGAAAATGCCGTCCGGGCCAATGCTCATCACCTTAGCGCTGGGAATCCTCGTTGAAGATACCGGTTTGTTAACGCTGGAGTTGCCGCCGTGGTTGCTGGCACTTTCTTACGCGATGATCGGTTGGACCATCGGCCTGCGTTTTACGCGTGAGATTGTAATGCACGCCGCCCGCGCGTTGCCGCGCGTATTGCTCTCAGTACTGACGCTGGTTGCGGTGTGCTGCAGTTTCGCTTTTTTACTGGTCAAATACGCCGGTATCGATCCGCTCACCGCTTACCTCGCCACCAGCCCCGGCGGGGCCGATACGGTGGCGATTATCGCCTCGTCGAGCCAGGTTGATATCTCATTTGTGATGGCGATGCAGACCGGGCGTTTTATTCTGGTGCTGATCACCGGCCCGGCGATCTCACGGTTTGTGGCGAAGCGGATGGGGACATGA
- a CDS encoding phage tail protein — protein MENLPAVSHRFMVNFLFNYIPSPLDIAFQRVSGLGRELSVTQHREGGENAQNIWLADKVEHGSLVLERGVMMLSPLTLQFDRVLRRESTAWANVVIMLLDHNMLLPVTVWTISNALPVSWRMGDLDANSNSILINTLELRYQDMRVLGTKL, from the coding sequence ATGGAAAACCTACCGGCTGTCTCTCACCGATTTATGGTTAATTTCCTTTTTAACTACATTCCCAGCCCGCTGGATATCGCCTTTCAACGCGTCTCCGGCCTGGGGCGTGAACTGTCTGTCACCCAGCATCGTGAAGGGGGTGAAAACGCCCAAAATATCTGGCTGGCGGACAAGGTTGAACACGGTTCATTAGTGCTGGAGCGCGGCGTGATGATGCTTTCTCCGCTCACGCTGCAATTCGACCGCGTGTTACGTCGGGAAAGTACGGCCTGGGCCAACGTCGTCATTATGTTGCTGGATCACAACATGCTGTTGCCCGTGACGGTCTGGACCATCAGCAATGCGCTGCCGGTGAGTTGGCGTATGGGCGATCTGGATGCCAACAGTAACTCGATATTGATCAACACGCTTGAGCTTCGTTATCAGGATATGCGGGTACTGGGGACCAAACTATGA